The following coding sequences lie in one Zingiber officinale cultivar Zhangliang chromosome 2B, Zo_v1.1, whole genome shotgun sequence genomic window:
- the LOC122047572 gene encoding protein phosphatase 1 regulatory subunit INH3-like, which produces MARLASPSTAAVTITLDELPSSSSPPRQSQPPQETLVLRLRRPKKKVTWKEGTVDNEFLNRKSSKKCCIFHKQKPFDEDDSDEDEGPRGEEGGIHDRAGPSHHCCSHDGGH; this is translated from the coding sequence ATGGCGAGATTGGCTTCCCCTTCCACCGCAGCCGTAACTATTACCCTCGACGAACTGCCTTCGTCTTCTTCGCCTCCGAGGCAGTCGCAGCCGCCGCAGGAGACCCTCGTCCTCCGTCTCCGGCGGCCCAAGAAGAAGGTCACATGGAAGGAGGGCACAGTTGATAACGAGTTCCTCAACCGGAAGAGCTCCAAGAAGTGCTGCATCTTCCACAAGCAGAAGCCCTTCGATGAGGACGACAGCGACGAGGACGAAGGGCCGCGCGGAGAAGAAGGCGGCATCCATGACAGGGCCGGACCTAGCCACCACTGTTGTTCGCATGATGGAGGGCACTGA
- the LOC122047573 gene encoding uncharacterized protein LOC122047573: MLDLGGFPTPVAGGSVKRSRTKDSECPRSERKTAKRENVDYDPDLDLSRDIKGIISALHQIKEKAAKDGQKKTEETIKSVNQEIQSMVDDAKLKFDKERQALMKALLKSSKECEGSLKAEYSKFQAAYEQFSKDKQAHVQNFKDIYSKYEHEKEKLSVRYEQNRKKEKATLSELEKACLSKLANAEETLKRKKQDDVSFNILRKSLGSFFDNASDEDFGPDE, encoded by the exons ATGTTGGATTTGGGTGGATTTCCGACGCCTGTAGCCGGAGGAAGCGTCAAGCGGAGCAGGACGAAGGATTCGGAATGCCCGAGATCCGAGAGGAAGACGGCCAAGCGAGAGAATGTTGATTACGATCCAGATCTGGATCTTTCCAG AGACATCAAGGGGATTATCTCGGCGCTGCACCAGATCAAGGAAAAGGCTGCGAAAGATGGGCAGAAGAAGACTGAAGAGACGATAAAGAG TGTCAATCAGGAGATTCAATCAATGGTGGATGATGCCAAATTAAAGTTTGACAAGGAAAG GCAGGCTTTGATGAAGGCATTGTTGAAGAGCTCCAAGGAG TGCGAAGGCTCATTGAAAGCTGAGTACAGCAAGTTTCAAGCAGCATATGAGCAGTTTTCCAAGGATAAACAAGCACATGTACAAAATTTCAAAG ACATATATTCCAAATATGAACACGAGAAGGAAAAATTATCTGTTCGATATGAACAAAACA gaaagaaagaaaaggcaacTCTATCTGAACTCGAGAAGGCCTGCCTGAGCAAGCTAGCGAATGCAGAAGAAACATTGAAAAGAAAGAAGCAG GATGATGTTTCTTTCAACATCCTGCGCAAATCTCTTGGATCCTTCTTTGATAATGCCTCCGACGAGGACTTCGGCCCAGATGAATAA
- the LOC122047574 gene encoding 40S ribosomal protein S10-1-like — MIIPKKNRHEICKYLFQEGVLYAKKDYNLAKHPEIDVPNLQVIKLMQSFKSREYVRETFAWQHYYWYLTNDGIEYLRTFLNLPSEIVPATLKKSARPPARPFGSGPPGDRPRGPPRFEGDRPRFGDRDGYRGGPRPGGPPGELGDKGGAPPEFQPSFRGSGSRPGFGRGGGGYGAGSGVGSASLQ, encoded by the exons ATG ATCATTCCGAAGAAGAATCGCCATGAGATCTGCAAGTACCTCTTTCAAG AGGGAGTGCTCTACGCGAAAAAGGACTACAACCTCGCCAAGCATCCGGAGATCGACGTGCCCAATCTGCAGGTGATCAAGTTGATGCAGAGCTTCAAATCGAGGGAGTACGTGAGGGAGACCTTTGCCTGGCAGCATTATTACTGGTATCTCACGAATGATGGTATTGAGTACCTCAGAACTTTCCTTAATCTCCCATCTGAGATTGTTCCTGCGACGTTGAAGAAATCTGCTAGGCCTCCCGCTCGCCCATTTGGCTCTGGTCCTCCGGGTGACCGTCCCAG GGGGCCGCCAAGGTTTGAGGGAGACAGACCGAGATTTGGTGATCGGGATGGTTATCGTGGAGGTCCACGCCCAGGGGGTCCTCCAGGAGAGCTTGGTGACAAGGGCGGCGCCCCGCCTGAATTCCAGCCGTCATTCAGG GGTTCTGGTAGCAGGCCTGGATTCGGACGTGGAGGTGGAGGATACGGAGCTGGTTCGGGGGTTGGATCTGCTTCTCTTCAGTAG
- the LOC122047575 gene encoding uncharacterized protein LOC122047575 gives MLEAKSLRKAAVPPSLLGNPSPGNIQATRLALHVNDGGSSCSVYIASGCSVYKIEISMEDSIITTGKESLLIPVNAEVKHSSIVDRCPHRSEVQSVALTQGDDNCLIMGSVDCYGHLIVSWLDALGSDIDRVSYSVLPRDCGIGEGSWAGVCFSPVQWSTVAVARSFCKSIDIYDQDIHIRSLHTLWYPASLTFFSNPYYEGCPSVLAVTEGSQLSVWDLRTNQNGGCVQRVCGSVGDLMYALCSSPSGAIAAGGTDRAVTIYDPRRWSAVSRWVNCSKYEITGLAFSTINSDYIYVQGVGYEVTCGAWKESKRTFSFRGDSNWLGFSKCSNADVLAGWCDSGSIFVADAVEQH, from the exons ATGCTAGAAGCGAAGAGCTTGCGGAAGGCGGCCGTGCCGCCGTCGCTCCTGGGCAATCCGTCGCCGGGGAACATCCAAGCCACTCGCCTCGCCCTACAC GTTAACGATGGAGGTTCTTCCTGCTCTGTATACATCGCTTCCGGATGCAGCGTCTACAAGATCGAG ATATCCATGGAAGATTCTATTATAACTACAGGAAAAGAAAGCCTTCTCATTCCTGTTAATGCAGAG GTTAAACATTCATCGATCGTTGACCGTTGTCCTCATCGTTCAGAGGTCCAAAGTGTAGCGCTTACGCAAGGAG ACGATAATTGCCTTATTATGGGTTCTGTAGATTGTTATGGTCATCTTATTGTATCATGGTTGGATGCACTTGGTTCAG acaTTGACAGGGTTTCTTATTCAGTGTTGCCTCGGGATTGTGGTATTGGTGAAGGGAGTTGGGCTGGTGTCTGCTTTAGTCCAGTGCAGTGGTCCACa GTAGCAGTTGCCCGCAGCTTTTGCAAAAGTATTGATATTTATGATCAAGATATTCACATTAGGAGTTTACACAC ATTGTGGTATCCAGCTTCATTGACCTTCTTCAGTAATCCATATTACGAAGGATGCCCCTCTGTACTAGCTGTTACTGAAGGCTCACAG TTGTCTGTCTGGGACTTGAGGACCAACCAAAATGGTGGATGTGTACAACGTGTTTGTGGCTCCGTTGGAGACCTCATGTATGCCCTGTGTAGTTCACCTTCTGGAGCAATTGCTGCTGGTGGGACTGATCGTGCTGTTACCATATATGATCCTCGCAG GTGGTCAGCAGTTTCAAGATGGGTGAACTGCTCAAAATACGAG ATAACAGGGCTTGCTTTCTCAACTATAAACTCTGATTATATTTACGTCCAAGGTGTTGGTTATGAG GTTACTTGTGGAGCATGGAAGGAAAGCAAAAGGACTTTCTCATTTAGGGGAGACTCAAACTGGTTGGGCTTTAGTAAG TGTTCAAATGCAGATGTTCTTGCAGGATGGTGCGACTCTGGTAGTATCTTTGTGGCTGATGCTGTAGAACAGCACTAA